The following coding sequences lie in one Jonesia denitrificans DSM 20603 genomic window:
- a CDS encoding DUF6318 family protein → MSVSLLRSYAVRRALGALVVAGFLGAGVTGCSNDAGAKTENTVDGSPTPVSTPTDGEGDGAGEPVEETPAEPEQRPTPVEPEAMKTGDKAGAIAAAQYFVEVIEYSMHTSTTDLLEKYSYEHCDRCAHFVEVINTRQEKNVLPKSVVINSSQEGHPEFRGEGAIIWRVPMRLQISEQWETGKEPRKEDVKVSISVANENGRWVLVGIVAED, encoded by the coding sequence ATGTCTGTTTCTCTGTTGCGTAGTTACGCTGTTCGTCGTGCCCTTGGTGCCCTTGTTGTTGCTGGCTTTCTCGGGGCAGGTGTCACCGGGTGCTCTAACGATGCGGGAGCTAAGACTGAAAACACTGTTGATGGCTCCCCCACACCAGTTAGCACTCCCACCGACGGGGAGGGTGACGGCGCTGGGGAACCAGTCGAAGAGACACCAGCCGAACCAGAGCAACGCCCCACACCCGTAGAACCCGAAGCCATGAAAACCGGCGACAAAGCCGGAGCCATCGCCGCAGCACAATACTTCGTCGAAGTCATCGAATACTCCATGCACACCAGCACCACAGACCTACTCGAAAAATACTCCTACGAACACTGTGACCGCTGCGCCCACTTCGTCGAAGTAATCAATACACGCCAAGAAAAAAACGTGCTCCCAAAAAGTGTAGTGATCAATTCATCGCAAGAAGGGCACCCTGAATTTAGAGGTGAAGGTGCAATAATTTGGAGGGTTCCCATGCGCCTTCAAATAAGCGAACAGTGGGAAACAGGCAAAGAGCCCCGAAAAGAAGACGTAAAAGTGTCAATTTCAGTTGCAAACGAGAATGGCCGCTGGGTTTTAGTAGGAATTGTGGCAGAAGATTAA
- a CDS encoding M23 family metallopeptidase: MMNATSHMFGVRPLRVVASACALVLSVILAMVVVPAQGSDLDDRMDEAKRKQQQTQQQIDQLESELAETDAELADAYVKLQKIQAELPVAQANLSIARAEFDEAVREAEALAAKLDDAQAEKTSLEEQVAANEESMSQARAGVAEMARQAARGDLDMSTFGMVVGAQSTEDFVDRYSMSNTALRAQSQSLSALRDAQALSRNAEIRLAAVEDMITVLKDEADAQVKVAEEKEAAAESAMREVENLIAQQEAAAAAVESRKDAAEQQLKSEEASAAQLSSEIREIAGLQEAQRKEEERKERERREAERKKAEAEAKKNNSGSSGGSSGGSSGGSSGGSSGGSSGGSSGGSSGGSSGGSGKAFTAWPTAYRVVTSSYGWRLHPVLGYHRLHAGTDMRAYCGTPIYAARSGKVQWAKYYGGFGNQVLINHGSYNGKSLMSSYNHLSSFSVRSGQSVKAGQLLGYSGTTGTSTACHLHFEVYVNGSTVNPMTMM, encoded by the coding sequence ATGATGAACGCAACGTCCCATATGTTTGGTGTCCGCCCGCTGCGGGTTGTTGCGAGTGCGTGCGCACTGGTCCTGTCTGTGATCCTTGCCATGGTGGTGGTACCGGCTCAAGGTTCAGACCTTGATGACCGCATGGATGAAGCCAAACGCAAGCAGCAGCAAACACAGCAGCAGATCGATCAACTGGAATCCGAACTTGCGGAAACAGATGCGGAACTTGCTGACGCCTATGTGAAGTTGCAAAAAATCCAGGCGGAACTGCCTGTCGCACAAGCGAACCTGTCTATTGCCCGTGCGGAGTTTGACGAAGCGGTCCGGGAAGCAGAAGCGCTCGCTGCGAAACTTGATGACGCTCAAGCAGAGAAAACCTCGCTTGAGGAGCAAGTGGCAGCCAATGAGGAATCGATGTCCCAGGCACGTGCCGGGGTCGCGGAGATGGCTCGCCAAGCAGCTCGTGGGGACCTGGATATGTCCACGTTTGGCATGGTGGTGGGTGCGCAGTCCACTGAGGATTTTGTGGACCGCTACTCAATGTCCAACACGGCGTTGCGGGCGCAAAGCCAGTCGCTGTCTGCGTTACGTGATGCGCAAGCGTTGTCACGGAACGCTGAGATCCGTCTTGCCGCTGTCGAAGACATGATCACTGTCCTCAAGGATGAGGCAGATGCTCAGGTGAAGGTTGCTGAGGAGAAAGAGGCAGCAGCGGAATCTGCGATGCGCGAGGTGGAGAACCTTATTGCACAGCAGGAAGCGGCGGCCGCGGCTGTTGAGTCGCGTAAGGACGCCGCGGAACAACAGCTGAAGAGCGAAGAAGCGTCGGCTGCGCAATTGTCTTCTGAGATCCGTGAGATCGCTGGGTTGCAAGAAGCGCAACGCAAGGAAGAAGAACGCAAAGAACGCGAACGGCGTGAAGCTGAGCGGAAAAAAGCTGAGGCAGAAGCAAAGAAAAACAACTCAGGTTCGTCAGGGGGCTCCTCAGGCGGATCGTCGGGAGGTTCCTCTGGGGGATCGTCGGGCGGGTCCTCTGGGGGATCGTCGGGCGGGTCCTCAGGTGGTTCATCCGGTGGGTCAGGGAAAGCGTTCACAGCGTGGCCTACCGCCTACCGTGTGGTGACCAGTTCCTATGGGTGGCGGTTGCACCCAGTCCTTGGGTATCACCGGTTGCACGCAGGAACCGACATGCGCGCATACTGTGGAACACCGATTTACGCGGCACGCTCTGGGAAGGTCCAATGGGCCAAGTACTATGGCGGGTTCGGGAACCAGGTGCTCATCAACCACGGTTCATATAACGGCAAGTCCCTCATGTCGTCTTATAACCACTTGTCGTCATTTTCGGTGCGGTCAGGCCAAAGCGTGAAGGCGGGACAGCTCCTGGGGTATTCGGGAACAACCGGAACCTCGACCGCATGTCACCTGCACTTCGAGGTGTATGTTAATGGGTCAACCGTGAACCCCATGACGATGATGTGA
- the smpB gene encoding SsrA-binding protein SmpB: protein MYNVPAAQSSKPRAKDSAPRRELIANNKKARHDYLIEDVYEAGLVLSGTEVKALRAGRASLIDGWVSIDHNQEAWLEGAHISEYSHGTWTNHAPRRKRKLLLHRQELIRLADRSTDKGYTIIPLQLYFLDGRAKVEIAVARGKREFDKRQALRERQDNLEAHRAMRHRQHM, encoded by the coding sequence ATGTACAACGTCCCGGCGGCCCAGTCTTCAAAGCCTCGTGCAAAGGACTCAGCTCCCCGCCGTGAACTGATCGCAAACAACAAGAAAGCTCGCCACGACTACCTCATTGAGGACGTGTACGAGGCTGGGTTGGTGTTAAGCGGCACTGAAGTCAAAGCGCTGCGCGCTGGCCGTGCATCGTTGATTGATGGGTGGGTTTCCATTGACCACAATCAGGAAGCCTGGCTGGAGGGTGCTCACATTTCTGAGTACTCACATGGCACGTGGACAAACCACGCCCCACGCAGGAAACGTAAGCTGTTGCTCCACCGGCAAGAGCTGATACGGCTTGCTGATCGTTCCACCGACAAGGGGTATACGATCATTCCCTTGCAGTTGTATTTCTTGGACGGTCGCGCAAAAGTAGAGATCGCGGTGGCGCGTGGTAAACGTGAGTTTGATAAGCGTCAAGCGTTGCGGGAACGCCAGGATAATCTGGAAGCGCACCGCGCGATGCGACACCGGCAACACATGTAG
- a CDS encoding DUF6318 family protein — MSVSLLRGRTVRRALSVLVVAGLLGAGVTGCSNDAGAKTENTIDASPTPTNTTTDGDGDSTEEPVENTPAEPEQRPTPVEPEAMKTGDKAGAIAAAQFFVEVFDYDARTSSTTLMDKYAYKKCTLCNEMRSDKQRLIDEGEISFWAEYSEAEYINSTFVGDEEIIWEVDTETSYLEHVRSLTSNEITSTRTDLILTMQIGWLGDRWELVSLGYSKK; from the coding sequence ATGTCTGTTTCTTTGTTGCGCGGTCGAACCGTTCGTCGCGCTCTTAGTGTCCTTGTCGTTGCTGGTCTTCTCGGAGCAGGGGTCACCGGGTGCTCTAACGATGCGGGAGCCAAAACTGAAAACACTATTGATGCCTCCCCCACACCAACCAACACAACCACAGACGGGGACGGTGACAGCACTGAGGAACCAGTCGAAAACACACCAGCCGAACCCGAACAACGCCCCACACCCGTAGAACCCGAAGCCATGAAAACCGGTGACAAAGCCGGAGCCATCGCCGCAGCACAATTCTTCGTCGAAGTGTTCGACTATGATGCTCGAACTTCCAGCACGACACTAATGGATAAATATGCCTACAAGAAATGTACTCTTTGTAACGAAATGCGTTCTGACAAACAAAGACTAATAGACGAAGGAGAGATTTCATTTTGGGCTGAATACTCTGAAGCAGAGTACATAAACTCAACCTTTGTTGGTGACGAAGAAATAATCTGGGAAGTTGATACCGAGACGTCGTATCTCGAGCACGTAAGATCCTTGACGTCAAATGAGATCACTTCTACACGTACTGACCTTATCTTGACGATGCAAATTGGCTGGCTTGGAGACAGATGGGAACTCGTCTCGTTGGGATATTCAAAGAAATGA